The nucleotide window ATAAAAGCTTGACCGATCCTTTGCATCCATACGATCGTCCTACGGATCCCGAGCCGCTCAACGGCGAGCGCGAATTGGATCTCACCCTGCGGCCAAGCCATTTTTCCGAATTCATCGGCCAGAGCAAGATCAAGGAAAACCTGCACGTATTTATTCGCGCCGCCCTGGAGCGGGGAGAGTCGCTGGATCATGTGCTGTTCTACGGGCCGCCGGGGTTGGGCAAGACTACCCTGGCCCACATCATCAGCCGGGAGATGGGCGTCAACATCCGCATCACCTCCGGTCCGACGCTGGAACGGCCCGGCGATCTCGCCGGCCTGCTTACCAATCTGCGCGAACATGATGTCCTGTTCATCGACGAGATCCATCGGTTGAACCGCGTGGTGGAGGAGTATCTGTACCCGGCCATGGAGGATTTCAAGCTGGACATTATTTTGGATAAAGGCGCCAACGCCCGTACGATTCAGCTGAAACTGCCGCACTTTACCCTGGTCGGCGCTACGACGCGCGCCGGTCTGTTGACCTCTCCACTGCGGGCGCGGTTCGGCGTTTCCCTGCGGCTTGATTATTACAGCCCTGAAGAGCTCCACGAAGTGGTGCTGCGCTCGGCCAGGATCCTCGGTTATCCGGTCGAGGCTGAGGCCGCCCTGGAGATCGCGCGCCGCTCCCGTGGTACGCCGCGCGTCGCCAACCGCCTGCTGCGACGGGTGCGCGATTTCGCCCAGATCGAGGGATTGCAGACCATCTCCTGCGAAAGCACCCGACACTCCCTGCAGCGGCTGGATGTGGATGACAAGGGGCTGGACGATATGGATAAACGCATCCTTCTCACGGTGATCGAAAAATTCAGCGGCGGTCCGGTCGGATTAAACACTCTGGCTGTGGCCATCGGCGAGGAGAGCGATACCATCGAAGAGATCTATGAGCCGTATCTGATTCAGATCGGTTTTCTCAACCGCACGCCGCGCGGCCGTGTCGCCACCGACGCCGCTTATCGTCATTTTCAACGCACACACGGGAGATCGAGTCAACCGGAACTTTTTTAATCAGCGCCGGAGGGAACGCTCAGGCACCCTTTTGGTTGTGAGCCAAGTATTTTGCATCCAACCCCGACGGGTCATTGAACGATCTTAAACTAATCGGAGGAATTCGCCCGATGAAGCTATCTGATTTCAAATACAATCTGCCGGAAAA belongs to bacterium and includes:
- the ruvB gene encoding Holliday junction branch migration DNA helicase RuvB; protein product: MDKSLTDPLHPYDRPTDPEPLNGERELDLTLRPSHFSEFIGQSKIKENLHVFIRAALERGESLDHVLFYGPPGLGKTTLAHIISREMGVNIRITSGPTLERPGDLAGLLTNLREHDVLFIDEIHRLNRVVEEYLYPAMEDFKLDIILDKGANARTIQLKLPHFTLVGATTRAGLLTSPLRARFGVSLRLDYYSPEELHEVVLRSARILGYPVEAEAALEIARRSRGTPRVANRLLRRVRDFAQIEGLQTISCESTRHSLQRLDVDDKGLDDMDKRILLTVIEKFSGGPVGLNTLAVAIGEESDTIEEIYEPYLIQIGFLNRTPRGRVATDAAYRHFQRTHGRSSQPELF